In Bradyrhizobium sp. 195, the sequence AAGGACATGACCGTGACGGACCCGATCAGCTGTGGGTCGCCGACATTGCCTGCATCGCGATCGTGGCCGCCTTCGTCTACGTCGCCGTCATTCTCGACGCGTGTCGCGCCGGGTGGTCGGTTATGCGATCAGCCGGTCGAGCCATGCGCGGCGGACGATCGCCGCCCTCGCGGCCGCGTCCCTTCGGCGGCCGCTAGTCCGCCACTAAGGGCATGCACGGCGGCGGCAAACTCTGCATTCGAGATCGCCAACCTACAACACAAGAAAGAGAACATGCCCGCGCTCGCTAGATGGCCTGCTCGGCTCACCTCCCCCAAGCGGACATCGCGACCGGTTAGGCGAACGGCGGCCACGCGCCAGATTCAGACGTTTCGACTTCACCGAGCATCAAATCGGTTAGATGGCTCGCGGAGTGAGTCGGGGAAGCCAGCGCGGCACGTTGGCGCAATAGCTTTCATACTCGGCTCCGAAGCTTTGGCGGAGCGTCGGCTCCTCATAGGCAATTACGAAAATGTGAAAAAAGAGCCAGATCAACGCGCAGTAGCCAAGGAGATGCCAGTCAGCGAATAACACCGCCTGACCAAGAATGACGGCAACCACTGCAACATAAATCGGATTGCGCACATAGCGATATAATCCGCTCACCACGAGATTGCGTGGTGGCGCGATCGGCGCGGGCGTGCCCAGACCCTGTAATGCAAAGCGCGCAAACGAATCTAACAATCCAGGCAC encodes:
- a CDS encoding methyltransferase family protein, which encodes MSKITAILGSALFFIVAPAMLAGVIPWLITHWEFRPPFLAAEATRLAGLAFIIAGVPGLLDSFARFALQGLGTPAPIAPPRNLVVSGLYRYVRNPIYVAVVAVILGQAVLFADWHLLGYCALIWLFFHIFVIAYEEPTLRQSFGAEYESYCANVPRWLPRLTPRAI